A section of the Malania oleifera isolate guangnan ecotype guangnan chromosome 2, ASM2987363v1, whole genome shotgun sequence genome encodes:
- the LOC131148776 gene encoding putative MO25-like protein At5g47540 isoform X1 yields MKGLFKSKPRTPAELVRQTRDLLIYADRNTETREHKREEKMSELNKLILEMRSILYGVGGAEPLLEACSQLTQEFFKEGILRLLIISLHKLDLGARQDATHVVANLQRQRVNSYSIACDYLENNLDLLDILVLGYEDSDIALSYGAILRECIRHQSIARYILESDHMKKFFDYTQIPNFEIASDAAASFKELLTRHKSTVAEFLSRNYDWFFPEYNTKLMGSSNYITRRHAVKLLADMLLDRSNSAVMIRYVSSLDNMRILMNLLRDSHKNIQIEAFHVFKLFAANQNKPAEIVNILVTNKSKLLRFFDDFNFDKVDEQFEADKAQVINEIAILEPKDIPCATLDKHVIQC; encoded by the exons ATGAAAGGACTCTTCAAGTCGAAACCCCGAACGCCGGCCGAGCTCGTGCGTCAAACGCGCGATCTCTTAATCTACGCAGACCGCAACACCGAGACGCGGGAACACAAGCGTGAAGAAAAG ATGTCTGAACTCAATAAACTCATTCTGGAGATGAGGTCAATTCTTTATGGAGTTGGTGGAGCAGAGCCACTTTTAGAAGCTTGTTCTCAGCTGACACAAGAGTTTTTCAAGGAGGGCATTTTGCGCCTTCTGATCATCAGTCTTCACAAACTGGACTTGGGA GCTCGTCAAGATGCCACTCATGTGGTTGCCAATTTGCAAAGACAACGAGTCAACTCATACTCGATTGCTTGTGACTACTTGGAAAATaatcttgatcttttagatatTTTAGTTCTGGG TTATGAAGACAGTGACATTGCTTTATCTTATGGTGCAATATTGAGGGAGTGTATACGTCACCAAAGCATTGCCAG GTACATCTTGGAATCAGACCATATGAAGAAGTTTTTCGATTATACACAAATTCCAAATTTTGAAATAGCATCAGATGCTGCTGCAAGTTTTAAA GAACTTTTGACTAGGCATAAATCAACTGTTGCGGAATTTCTTTCTAGAAATTATGACTGG TTCTTCCCAGAATATAATACAAAGTTGATGGGATCATCTAATTACATTACCAGAAGGCATGCTGTTAAG CTTCTGGCAGATATGTTGCTGGACCGTTCAAATTCTGCTGTGATGATCCGGTACGTGAGCTCATTGGATAACATGAGGATCCTGATGAATCTTCTCAGG GATTCCCACAAGAACATCCAGATTGAAGCATTTCATGTGTTTAAG CTATTTGCTGCAAATCAAAATAAGCCTGCCGAGATTGTCAACATCCTTGTCACGAACAAAAGCAAGCTCCTCCGGTTTTTTGATGACTTTAACTTTGATAAAG TGGATGAGCAGTTTGAGGCGGACAAAGCTCAAGTCATCAACGAGATTGCAATCCTTGAACCCAAAGATATTCCATGTGCAACTTTAGATAAACATGTAATTCAATGTTGA
- the LOC131148776 gene encoding putative MO25-like protein At5g47540 isoform X2, producing MKGLFKSKPRTPAELVRQTRDLLIYADRNTETREHKREEKMSELNKLILEMRSILYGVGGAEPLLEACSQLTQEFFKEGILRLLIISLHKLDLGARQDATHVVANLQRQRVNSYSIACDYLENNLDLLDILVLGYEDSDIALSYGAILRECIRHQSIARYILESDHMKKFFDYTQIPNFEIASDAAASFKELLTRHKSTVAEFLSRNYDWFFPEYNTKLMGSSNYITRRHAVKLLADMLLDRSNSAVMIRIPTRTSRLKHFMCLSYLLQIKISLPRLSTSLSRTKASSSGFLMTLTLIKWMSSLRRTKLKSSTRLQSLNPKIFHVQL from the exons ATGAAAGGACTCTTCAAGTCGAAACCCCGAACGCCGGCCGAGCTCGTGCGTCAAACGCGCGATCTCTTAATCTACGCAGACCGCAACACCGAGACGCGGGAACACAAGCGTGAAGAAAAG ATGTCTGAACTCAATAAACTCATTCTGGAGATGAGGTCAATTCTTTATGGAGTTGGTGGAGCAGAGCCACTTTTAGAAGCTTGTTCTCAGCTGACACAAGAGTTTTTCAAGGAGGGCATTTTGCGCCTTCTGATCATCAGTCTTCACAAACTGGACTTGGGA GCTCGTCAAGATGCCACTCATGTGGTTGCCAATTTGCAAAGACAACGAGTCAACTCATACTCGATTGCTTGTGACTACTTGGAAAATaatcttgatcttttagatatTTTAGTTCTGGG TTATGAAGACAGTGACATTGCTTTATCTTATGGTGCAATATTGAGGGAGTGTATACGTCACCAAAGCATTGCCAG GTACATCTTGGAATCAGACCATATGAAGAAGTTTTTCGATTATACACAAATTCCAAATTTTGAAATAGCATCAGATGCTGCTGCAAGTTTTAAA GAACTTTTGACTAGGCATAAATCAACTGTTGCGGAATTTCTTTCTAGAAATTATGACTGG TTCTTCCCAGAATATAATACAAAGTTGATGGGATCATCTAATTACATTACCAGAAGGCATGCTGTTAAG CTTCTGGCAGATATGTTGCTGGACCGTTCAAATTCTGCTGTGATGATCCG GATTCCCACAAGAACATCCAGATTGAAGCATTTCATGTGTTTAAG CTATTTGCTGCAAATCAAAATAAGCCTGCCGAGATTGTCAACATCCTTGTCACGAACAAAAGCAAGCTCCTCCGGTTTTTTGATGACTTTAACTTTGATAAAG TGGATGAGCAGTTTGAGGCGGACAAAGCTCAAGTCATCAACGAGATTGCAATCCTTGAACCCAAAGATATTCCATGTGCAACTTTAG